Proteins encoded in a region of the Leptospira montravelensis genome:
- a CDS encoding protein kinase domain-containing protein: protein MFTVGKYKAIKELHLGKRSSVYTGESPSGEQVVIKLLNRDYPDNQEITRFKNEFEILRSIDSQYTLRPVELESYQNTVAIVFPNVGFTDLAKLQLSGKYSNIATFLNIAIEVCKALIDIHKAKVVHNDIKAQNIIYNPDTGSLKIIDFGSATLLTHRSFYLPMNQNLTGTLAHISPEQTGRMNRTVDYRTDFYSFGVTLYQLITGDLPFLYTDSLEMVHAHLAKTPLSPRERSGAPKIVSDLIMKLLEKNPEDRYQTATGLLSDLSAIQSVLLESGRDSLDQFQMELAKNDKSSRFQIPKKLYGRESQLKIFEEKFLDAAEGLIEIFLISGRSGIGKSALINEIQKPVTREKAYFTSGKFDLYKKSIPYRAINLALQGLVRQLLSESESSVKEWKKILSHALGSNAKLIIDVVPELLQLLGEQPMPPELDSFETENRFHIVFRKFLRTICTKERPVVLFLDDMQWADSSSILLLKEVLTDPEISHFFIILSYRDNEVLPTDPFYRLLDELRENKVSITEIRLEPLRERDVAELVSDTLVVPESEIRPIAEVIWKKTKGNPFHVNEMFKNLYERSYIYFTDDHWSWDKDKIDSVNISDNVIDLIIDKINLQSAELIEALKLTACIGNWFRHDIYATIAERPFHKASMDLVALANEEFLILGMEDANFTHDKIREAIYKIISPEEKAKLHYKIGKTYLSILYKYKLEDHLFTIVNQLNLGSSQMNTEEEFSELRILNEKAGFKALNSSAYEAAFTFFDRMAGLMKDVEWNLDYENTLRLHLAYARSAYLSKNFEAAEKSFNYILSFARNDLDKILVYELQSSMLVTQNKMKEVLETLKQALKLVGVRLPNKAGSLSPLPEILKFKFKLGHRSIDSLEELPISNDPKYLAIMRLLNACIAPAFLAEPNLFPVIVLKLVNHTLKYGLCEISAFGFCAMGIIQGSGLGNYEDGLKFGQLGVRLLDTLDAKAFRCRTLFMFACMISPWKNHARESRSIFWDSFLSGMETGDLQYSSYSLNNIHFQGLLFRENLEDLYKSQLRYDSALLSLRQNHAYQVHRLNLQLVENMRGESPDPMNLEGRYFSENETVSEWLSSGNANALFDYYLCKLRIEYFLGDKERAYEFSTKLDSLEGAMFGMMFVPEHVFLGALVTFALIVDNQIPKSTTKAALKKRLNGFEKRMKVWAKSSPENFGHKHHIISALILYLANQKTHAVIACKAAISLARESSNILEEAIANEFLVRMWKETGFEQYSNLHLVEAHYRYGKYGFLSKVKQLEVNHISLKKYIGRNFRTDSTDSLSLFSTTKDIFGDVGSSLDINTVIKASQTISGEIQLNRLLEKMMKILVENAGAERGYFILKAESGWQVLAESEVEKESVSVYSESPFAIDFLEPVAYVNQNKIPSQIIGYVVRTGLVVICGDAAREGDFKNDPYVKSTLPKSLLCYPILSHGTVVGIVYLENNLTTDAFTPGRVEILKILSSQIAVSIENSLLYTNLEQKVDERTKELNFALTEVQGLKEQQDGDYFLASLLIEPLTQNLASSSNMKIQFLTEQKKKFSYKQWSSEIGGDLCVSSSILLQNKKYIVVLNGDAMGKSMQGASGALVIGSVFEAIIKRNGQSEEVRDITPEKWVSNAYTELHNTLVTFDGSMLISMFLCLIDDETGFFYFLNAEHPRPVIYRKHRTFFLPHNYVCAKLGLLASKKALQINTFQLEKGDILLIGSDGRDDILIGSEAEMEVNEDDELFLKTTLEGHGDLESIRDAIKSHGDLIDDLSLIRVEYTGEGSPVQVAVGHPKHFVYLRALILYKQKKWNEVERLISNHFESIHDAPLSVQKIYLYAEHRMSAFPLEFAVNYIQKNPSDSLTLYYIAESLFKNGDFSAAFDYSERVKLRRPYHKENNILFARLLDLRRK, encoded by the coding sequence GTGTTCACTGTAGGTAAATATAAAGCAATCAAGGAACTTCATTTAGGAAAAAGAAGTTCTGTATACACTGGGGAATCCCCTTCTGGTGAACAAGTCGTAATCAAGTTACTCAACCGTGATTATCCAGATAACCAGGAGATCACCCGTTTTAAAAACGAATTTGAAATATTACGTTCTATTGATTCCCAATATACTTTACGGCCTGTAGAATTAGAGTCTTATCAAAATACAGTTGCGATCGTATTTCCAAATGTTGGTTTTACCGACCTCGCCAAATTACAGTTAAGTGGTAAATATAGCAACATAGCAACTTTTTTGAATATTGCTATTGAGGTATGTAAAGCGCTTATCGATATTCATAAGGCAAAAGTTGTCCACAATGATATCAAAGCTCAAAATATTATTTATAATCCAGATACGGGTTCTCTTAAAATAATTGATTTTGGATCGGCAACACTTCTCACTCATCGAAGTTTTTATCTTCCGATGAACCAGAATCTTACTGGCACACTTGCGCACATCTCCCCTGAACAAACCGGCAGAATGAATCGTACAGTTGATTATCGAACCGATTTTTATTCTTTTGGTGTCACCTTATACCAGTTAATTACAGGAGATTTGCCGTTTTTATACACTGATAGTTTGGAAATGGTTCATGCACACCTTGCAAAAACACCTCTTTCTCCTAGAGAAAGAAGTGGGGCACCAAAGATTGTTTCAGACTTGATTATGAAACTTTTGGAAAAAAATCCAGAAGATCGTTATCAAACAGCAACAGGTTTATTATCCGATTTATCTGCGATTCAATCGGTCTTATTAGAAAGTGGACGTGATTCATTGGATCAGTTCCAAATGGAGCTAGCTAAAAATGATAAATCATCTAGGTTTCAAATTCCCAAAAAACTATATGGAAGAGAATCCCAACTCAAAATATTTGAAGAAAAATTTTTAGATGCAGCAGAAGGTCTGATTGAAATTTTTCTGATTTCTGGTCGTTCTGGGATTGGAAAGTCAGCTCTCATTAATGAAATTCAGAAACCCGTTACAAGAGAAAAAGCTTACTTTACTTCGGGAAAATTTGATTTATATAAAAAGTCAATTCCTTATCGCGCTATAAACTTAGCATTACAGGGGCTTGTTAGGCAATTATTATCCGAAAGTGAGTCTTCGGTAAAAGAGTGGAAGAAAATTTTATCCCATGCTCTTGGTTCTAATGCAAAATTAATTATCGATGTAGTCCCAGAATTGTTGCAGCTGTTAGGTGAACAGCCTATGCCTCCTGAGTTGGATAGTTTTGAAACGGAAAATCGTTTTCACATAGTATTTAGAAAATTTCTTAGAACCATCTGTACTAAAGAACGTCCTGTTGTTTTGTTTTTAGATGATATGCAATGGGCAGATTCATCGAGTATACTTCTTTTGAAGGAAGTATTAACTGATCCTGAAATTTCGCATTTTTTTATTATTTTATCTTATCGAGATAATGAAGTATTACCTACTGATCCTTTTTATAGACTACTAGATGAATTACGTGAAAATAAAGTTTCAATTACTGAAATCCGATTGGAGCCACTTAGGGAACGTGATGTAGCTGAGCTTGTTTCTGATACTCTTGTTGTTCCTGAATCTGAAATAAGACCAATTGCAGAAGTAATTTGGAAAAAAACGAAAGGAAATCCATTTCATGTAAATGAGATGTTTAAAAATCTCTACGAAAGGTCATACATTTATTTTACTGATGACCATTGGTCTTGGGATAAAGATAAAATTGATTCCGTTAATATTTCAGATAATGTCATCGATTTGATTATAGATAAAATTAATTTGCAATCTGCCGAATTGATTGAAGCTCTGAAGTTAACTGCTTGCATCGGAAACTGGTTTCGACATGATATTTACGCGACCATTGCTGAAAGGCCATTCCACAAAGCTTCTATGGATTTAGTTGCCTTAGCCAATGAAGAATTTTTGATTCTTGGAATGGAGGATGCGAATTTTACTCATGATAAAATTCGTGAGGCAATTTATAAGATTATATCGCCAGAAGAAAAAGCAAAACTTCACTATAAAATTGGGAAAACTTATCTTTCTATATTATATAAGTATAAACTTGAGGATCACCTATTTACAATCGTAAACCAATTAAATTTGGGTTCCTCCCAAATGAATACAGAAGAGGAATTTTCTGAATTAAGAATTCTAAATGAAAAAGCAGGTTTTAAAGCTCTTAATTCATCTGCTTATGAAGCTGCATTTACTTTCTTTGATCGAATGGCAGGTTTGATGAAGGATGTTGAATGGAATTTGGATTACGAAAATACATTAAGACTTCATTTAGCTTATGCAAGGTCTGCTTATCTTTCGAAGAATTTTGAGGCGGCGGAGAAGAGTTTTAACTATATACTTAGTTTTGCCCGAAATGATTTAGATAAAATTTTGGTTTATGAATTGCAGTCTTCGATGCTTGTAACGCAAAACAAGATGAAGGAAGTATTGGAAACGCTAAAACAAGCGTTAAAACTAGTTGGGGTGCGATTGCCAAATAAAGCTGGTTCTCTTTCTCCGTTACCTGAAATTCTTAAGTTCAAATTTAAGTTGGGACATAGGTCAATTGATAGTTTAGAAGAATTACCAATTTCGAATGATCCTAAATATCTCGCAATCATGCGTCTCTTAAATGCATGTATTGCTCCTGCTTTTTTGGCGGAACCAAATTTATTCCCTGTGATAGTTTTAAAGTTAGTAAATCATACTTTAAAATATGGCTTATGTGAAATTAGTGCCTTTGGGTTTTGTGCAATGGGTATCATCCAAGGCTCGGGATTAGGAAATTATGAAGATGGTTTAAAGTTTGGTCAGTTAGGTGTTCGTTTGCTCGATACTTTAGATGCAAAAGCATTTCGATGTAGAACATTATTTATGTTTGCTTGTATGATATCTCCTTGGAAAAATCATGCAAGAGAAAGTCGTTCTATATTTTGGGATAGTTTTTTGTCTGGGATGGAAACTGGCGATTTACAATATTCATCCTATTCCCTTAATAATATTCATTTTCAAGGTTTGTTGTTTCGTGAAAATTTAGAAGATTTATATAAAAGCCAACTTCGTTATGATTCCGCATTATTAAGTCTACGTCAAAACCACGCATATCAAGTACATCGCCTTAACTTACAATTAGTTGAAAACATGAGAGGTGAATCGCCTGATCCAATGAATTTGGAAGGTCGATACTTTTCGGAAAACGAAACGGTTTCTGAATGGTTATCTTCCGGTAATGCTAATGCCTTGTTTGATTACTATCTATGTAAATTACGAATTGAATATTTTCTTGGTGATAAAGAAAGAGCATATGAGTTTTCTACAAAATTAGATTCACTAGAAGGCGCAATGTTTGGAATGATGTTTGTTCCAGAACATGTTTTCCTTGGTGCTCTTGTAACATTTGCTTTAATTGTAGATAATCAAATTCCAAAAAGTACTACAAAAGCGGCTCTTAAAAAAAGATTAAATGGATTTGAAAAGAGAATGAAGGTTTGGGCGAAAAGTTCTCCGGAAAACTTTGGACATAAACACCATATCATCTCTGCTCTCATATTATACTTAGCCAATCAAAAGACTCATGCAGTGATCGCTTGTAAAGCAGCCATTTCTTTGGCGCGTGAGTCTAGTAATATTCTCGAAGAGGCCATCGCGAATGAGTTTTTGGTCCGAATGTGGAAAGAAACAGGGTTTGAGCAATACAGTAACTTACATTTGGTGGAAGCGCATTATCGATATGGAAAGTATGGTTTTCTTTCCAAGGTAAAACAATTGGAAGTTAATCATATTTCTTTAAAGAAATATATTGGAAGAAATTTCCGAACCGATTCAACTGATAGTCTATCTTTATTTAGCACTACTAAAGATATTTTTGGCGATGTCGGTTCAAGTTTAGATATCAATACCGTTATTAAAGCTTCGCAAACAATTTCGGGTGAAATTCAACTCAATCGTCTTTTAGAAAAAATGATGAAAATTCTTGTCGAAAATGCTGGTGCAGAAAGAGGTTACTTTATTCTCAAAGCAGAGTCAGGTTGGCAGGTTTTAGCGGAGTCTGAGGTTGAGAAGGAATCAGTGTCAGTTTATTCTGAATCTCCGTTTGCGATTGATTTTCTCGAGCCTGTGGCTTATGTGAATCAAAACAAAATCCCATCGCAAATTATTGGTTATGTGGTGAGAACTGGGCTTGTTGTGATTTGTGGGGATGCCGCAAGGGAAGGTGATTTTAAAAATGATCCTTATGTAAAATCAACTTTACCTAAATCTCTTCTTTGTTATCCAATTTTGAGTCATGGAACTGTCGTTGGGATTGTATATCTGGAGAATAACTTAACAACAGACGCATTTACACCAGGTAGAGTAGAAATTTTAAAAATCCTATCTTCACAAATTGCCGTATCAATTGAAAATTCATTACTTTATACCAACTTGGAACAGAAAGTAGATGAAAGGACTAAAGAATTAAATTTTGCACTAACAGAAGTTCAAGGGTTAAAAGAACAACAAGATGGGGACTATTTTTTGGCTTCCTTGTTGATTGAACCTTTAACGCAAAACCTAGCCAGCTCCTCAAATATGAAAATTCAGTTCCTTACGGAACAAAAGAAAAAGTTTTCTTATAAACAATGGAGTTCTGAAATTGGTGGGGACTTATGCGTCTCCTCCTCCATCTTATTACAGAATAAAAAGTATATTGTAGTTCTGAATGGTGATGCAATGGGTAAGTCTATGCAAGGAGCAAGCGGTGCATTGGTCATTGGTTCTGTTTTTGAAGCGATCATCAAAAGAAACGGACAGTCCGAGGAAGTAAGAGATATTACTCCCGAAAAGTGGGTTAGTAATGCTTATACAGAATTACATAATACCTTAGTAACCTTTGACGGTTCTATGCTTATCTCTATGTTTCTCTGTTTAATTGATGATGAAACTGGATTTTTTTATTTTTTAAATGCTGAACATCCAAGGCCAGTGATATACCGAAAACATCGAACCTTCTTTTTACCGCATAATTATGTTTGTGCGAAGTTAGGACTTTTGGCTTCAAAAAAAGCACTTCAGATAAACACGTTTCAATTGGAAAAAGGTGATATTTTATTAATCGGATCTGATGGGCGTGATGATATTCTGATTGGCTCTGAAGCAGAGATGGAAGTCAACGAAGATGATGAATTATTTTTAAAAACAACTTTGGAAGGTCATGGTGATTTAGAATCGATTCGCGATGCGATCAAAAGTCATGGTGATTTAATCGATGATTTGTCTTTGATTCGAGTCGAATATACTGGCGAAGGATCACCTGTCCAAGTAGCGGTAGGCCATCCTAAGCATTTTGTTTACCTGAGAGCTCTTATTTTATACAAACAAAAAAAATGGAACGAAGTAGAACGTCTTATTTCCAACCATTTTGAATCCATCCATGATGCCCCACTTTCAGTGCAAAAAATTTATTTATACGCAGAGCATAGAATGTCAGCTTTCCCCTTGGAATTTGCAGTAAATTATATTCAAAAAAATCCATCAGACAGCCTAACGCTTTATTACATTGCAGAGTCACTTTTTAAAAACGGAGATTTTTCGGCAGCTTTCGATTATTCTGAGAGAGTGAAACTCAGGCGCCCATACCATAAAGAAAACAATATTTTATTTGCTCGACTCTTGGATCTTCGGCGAAAATAA
- the acpS gene encoding holo-ACP synthase has translation MLSVGNDIVENHRIRELLEKHGDRFLKRVFTDEEVEYCHKHKDPVPFLAGRFACKEAVIKALNLNSGEVADMREIELAGTNFGKKTLVIRGKTEKFFREKGFTKSSVSISHADHYATAVVIFYKEPL, from the coding sequence ATGTTATCTGTCGGGAACGACATCGTAGAAAACCATCGAATCCGTGAACTCTTGGAAAAACATGGGGACCGTTTTCTTAAACGGGTTTTTACTGATGAAGAAGTAGAATATTGCCACAAACACAAGGATCCCGTTCCTTTTCTCGCTGGTCGATTTGCCTGCAAAGAAGCCGTTATTAAGGCCCTAAATCTCAATTCAGGGGAAGTGGCCGATATGCGCGAGATTGAACTGGCAGGCACAAATTTTGGTAAAAAAACGCTAGTCATCCGTGGGAAAACTGAGAAGTTTTTCCGAGAGAAAGGATTTACTAAGAGTTCCGTATCCATCAGCCATGCTGACCATTACGCAACTGCCGTTGTCATTTTCTATAAGGAGCCCCTATGA
- a CDS encoding bactofilin family protein → MSKKEMQPTITEHGVIATILGKETAFSGTLAFKKPLQISGDFTGEIISDGYLVISEGARVKANIKAGTVVVGGTIIGNVTATQRLEMLSTGKVQGNIRTAKLQIADGVVFDGNCEMLSSEET, encoded by the coding sequence ATGTCAAAAAAAGAAATGCAACCAACCATCACCGAACACGGAGTTATTGCTACTATTCTCGGAAAAGAAACAGCATTTAGCGGAACTTTAGCTTTTAAAAAACCCTTACAAATTTCCGGTGATTTTACCGGTGAAATCATCTCTGATGGTTATCTTGTCATCAGTGAGGGAGCACGTGTAAAAGCAAATATCAAAGCCGGCACAGTTGTTGTTGGTGGTACCATCATTGGAAATGTTACAGCAACACAAAGATTAGAAATGTTATCCACTGGCAAAGTACAAGGAAACATTCGCACTGCAAAACTTCAAATTGCAGATGGTGTTGTTTTTGATGGAAATTGTGAAATGCTAAGCAGCGAAGAGACTTAG